The genome window CACAGTGAAGAAGGCTTGAACGACATGGTTTATAACCGTTGTATCGGTACTCGATACTGCGCGAACAACTGTCCATTCAAGGTACGTCGCTTCAACTACCACAACTACCATGAAGAACTGAAAGACCCCGTTAATAAGGTCAAAACAATGGGCTTCAACCCAGAAGTTACAGTTCGCTTCCGTGGTGTTATGGAAAAATGCACCTACTGTGTTCAGCGTATCAGCGCGGCACGGCATGACGCTCGTAACGAAAACCGGCCAATGGATACTGAAAACATAACCGTTGCATGCCAAGATGCCTGCGCTTCGAAAGCAATTGATTTCGGCGATCTGAACAACAAAAATGGTCAGGTTGCTAAAATGCACGCGTCAAACCGCTCTTATGCAATGTTGGCCGAACTGAATATTAAGCCGCGTACCGAGTTTCTCGCACGCATCCGCAATACAAACCCTGAACTGAGTGAGGGTTGATCAATGAGCTCTGTTAGCTTTACAGAAGAAGAACTCGATAATACATCGACCGATCCAACTGCACGTGCACAACTGGTACTTGGCGCAACCAGCATTTCCGATATCACGGAAGCCGTTTGCTCGATTGCCGAAGTGGAAAAGGTAAACCGTAACTGGTGGATCATGTTCCTCATTGCAGTCCCGGTCATGTTGATGCTTTTTGTCAACATTGCTTGGCTCTTTTGGGAAGGCGTTGGCGTTTGGGGTAACAACAACCCAGTCGGTTGGGGTTGGCCTATCGTTAACTTCGTATTCTGGGTTGGTATTGGACACGCCGGTACTCTTATTTCAGCTGTACTCTACCTATTCCGCCAAAACTGGCGAACTGGTATCAACCGCTTTGCGGAAGCAATGACTATCTTTGCGGTTGTATGCGCAGCAGTATTCCCCGGTATTCACGTTGGCCGAGTTTGGGCAGCTTACTGGCTCTTCCCTCTGCCAAACCAAATGCAGATGTGGCCTAACTTCCGAAGCCCACTGCTTTGGGATGTTTTCGCGGTTGGTACGTATGCAACCGTGTCACTTCTCTTCTGGTACTTCGGCTTGATTCCCGATCTCGCAACGTTGCGTGACCGTGCAAGTACCAAGTTTTGTAAACTTGGATACGGCATCTTCTCTCTCGGTTGGACAGGCTCTGCAAGGCACTGGCACCGTTATGAGCGTGCGTACATGATTCTAGCCGGTCTTGCGACGCCACTGGTTCTATCGGTTCACTCCGTTGTATCTTTTGACTTTGCAACCTCACAGATTCCTGGTTGGCACACGACTATCTTCCCACCCTACTTTGTTGCTGGCGCGATTTTCAGTGGTTTTGCCATGGTAATTACGCTCTCCGTTCCAGCACGGCACTTCTTTAACCTGAAGCACATCATCACAACTCGTCACCTCGAGAACATGACGATGATTATTCTCGTGACAGGCACCATGGTTGGCTATGCCTATGCGATGGAATTCTTCATGGCTTGGTACAGCGCCAACAACTACGAAAGCTTTGCATTCGTCAACCGTGCTTTCGGTACCTACTGGTGGGCCTATTGGATTATGGTTAGCTGCAACGTTATCAGCCCGCAGGTCTTCTGGTTCAAGTATATGCGTCGAACGCCTTGGGCGATGTGGATTGTTACAATCTTCGTCAACATCGGCATGTGGTTCGAGCGATTTGTTATTACCGTAAGCTCACTGAGCCGCGACTTTCTTCCATCAAGCTGGGCGTACTTCTCGCCCACCCCGGTGGACTTGATGATGCTCATCGGAAGTTTCGGACTCTTCTCTACGTTGTTCCTACTTTTCCTTCGCTGGCTACCAATCATTGCCATCGCGGAAGTTAAGACGATGACCGAAGAGTCTCATGTTCACCCAGCAGACCATTGATTAAGACGAAGAAAGTACAACCAATGAGTACAAATTCTGAAGAATTCAAAGATTTTGGTGTTCTCGCTGAGTTCGAGAATGTTACCGATATCGTAAGAACGTGTGAGAAAGTGCGCGACGGTGGTTACACCAGTTGGGACAGCTACTCTCCGTTTCCAATTCACGGCATTGACCCGGCGATGGGTATCAAGCCAACGAAGTTACCGTGGCTCATCTTCTGTATGGGGATAACAGGTACCTTTACTGGTTTGTGTCTTCAATACTGGATGAACGCTTACGATTATCAGTACATGCTTTCGGGCAAGCCGATATTCAGCTTACCGGCCAACGTACCGGTCATGTTCGAATTAACCATTCTCTTTGCGGCGTTAACGACGTTCTTTTCGACGCTTATCGTGAATGGGCTGCCAAGGTTCTACAACCCACTCTTCAAAGTTAAAGAGTTCGCACGGGCAACCGATGACCGATACTTTATCTGCATTGAAGCTGCCGACCCCCGCTACGATGCGGCCGGCTTGAAGAAGTTCTTTAGCGAGAATAAGGCTGTCTCAGTTCAAGTGGTTGAAGATGATTCTCATGTTGGCGCTGCCATCCCGGAATTTATCAAGAATGCTGCAGTTGCAGGGTTTGTTGCAGGGCTGATTCCTTTGGCAATCATCGCGTACGCCCGCGTAGTACCCAAGGAAATGCCACGAATTCACCCGAACCCGAACATGGATTTCCAGAAGAAGTTCAAGACACAAACAGAAAACACCATCTTCAAAGACGGTCGGGCTATGCGTTATGCAGTGGCCGGTACCATCGCTGAAGGTGAGCTGAACAAAGACGACCACTTCTATCGCGGCGTCGTTGATGGTCAGTGGGCAGACACCTTTCCGAAGGATATTGTCGTGACCGCTGGGCTTCTCGAACAAGGCCAGAAGAATTTCAATATCAGCTGCTCCCCGTGTCACGGGTCAGCCGGATATGGAGACGGAATGGTTCATCGGAAGGTTCAGAGCAAAGCGGACGAGCACCCAACATGGGTTGCACCAAGTTCACTTCACCAAGACCATGTCCGTAGCCAACCGCACGGTAAACTCTTTAATACAATTACTAATGGCATCAGGAACATGCAGGGCTATGGCCATGCATTACCAGAAGCTGATCGGTGGGCGGTTGTAGCCTATATCCGAGCTCTTCAAAGAAGCCAGTATGCCAAGCTTGATGATGTAGAATCCGACAAGCGTTCTCAGTTGCAATAGAGACGGAGATCACGATGGGTGCTCATAAGACACCAGAATTTACAGAAGAAGAAATTACCGTAGGCCCCAAAGCGGCCAGTCTCATGAAGGTTTGTTATATCGTGGGAGCAATTGCTCTTGGAATAAGTGTTTACTTAGGCCAAACACACGATGACCACTGGAAGGGATTTCTATACTCGTACCTCGTAGGATTTATGTATGTCCTGAGCATCGGGTTGGGAACACTCTTTTTTGTGACCCTTCAGCACCTCACACGTGCCGGTTGGAGCGTAGTCATACGCCGACAAGCTGAGTTTATCGCAGCTGCCCTACCGGTTATGTTCGTGCTCTTTTTGCCAATTCTCGTATCAACGTTAATGGGAAGTCATTCCCTATTTACGTGGAACGACCATGAACTGGCCAAAACAGATCACTTCCTGCACGTGAAAGAGCCCTACCTCAATGTTGGGTTCTTTACGGTCAGAGCGTTATTCTTCTTCGCTTTTTGGAGCGTCCTTGCTTGGTTCATGCTGAAGATTTCTCTGAAGCAAGATGCCAAGGCTGATAACGCCCTTACAAACTTGCGCGAGAATGTCTCGG of Deltaproteobacteria bacterium contains these proteins:
- a CDS encoding 4Fe-4S dicluster domain-containing protein, which translates into the protein HSEEGLNDMVYNRCIGTRYCANNCPFKVRRFNYHNYHEELKDPVNKVKTMGFNPEVTVRFRGVMEKCTYCVQRISAARHDARNENRPMDTENITVACQDACASKAIDFGDLNNKNGQVAKMHASNRSYAMLAELNIKPRTEFLARIRNTNPELSEG
- the nrfD gene encoding polysulfide reductase NrfD codes for the protein MSSVSFTEEELDNTSTDPTARAQLVLGATSISDITEAVCSIAEVEKVNRNWWIMFLIAVPVMLMLFVNIAWLFWEGVGVWGNNNPVGWGWPIVNFVFWVGIGHAGTLISAVLYLFRQNWRTGINRFAEAMTIFAVVCAAVFPGIHVGRVWAAYWLFPLPNQMQMWPNFRSPLLWDVFAVGTYATVSLLFWYFGLIPDLATLRDRASTKFCKLGYGIFSLGWTGSARHWHRYERAYMILAGLATPLVLSVHSVVSFDFATSQIPGWHTTIFPPYFVAGAIFSGFAMVITLSVPARHFFNLKHIITTRHLENMTMIILVTGTMVGYAYAMEFFMAWYSANNYESFAFVNRAFGTYWWAYWIMVSCNVISPQVFWFKYMRRTPWAMWIVTIFVNIGMWFERFVITVSSLSRDFLPSSWAYFSPTPVDLMMLIGSFGLFSTLFLLFLRWLPIIAIAEVKTMTEESHVHPADH
- a CDS encoding DUF3341 domain-containing protein, translated to MSTNSEEFKDFGVLAEFENVTDIVRTCEKVRDGGYTSWDSYSPFPIHGIDPAMGIKPTKLPWLIFCMGITGTFTGLCLQYWMNAYDYQYMLSGKPIFSLPANVPVMFELTILFAALTTFFSTLIVNGLPRFYNPLFKVKEFARATDDRYFICIEAADPRYDAAGLKKFFSENKAVSVQVVEDDSHVGAAIPEFIKNAAVAGFVAGLIPLAIIAYARVVPKEMPRIHPNPNMDFQKKFKTQTENTIFKDGRAMRYAVAGTIAEGELNKDDHFYRGVVDGQWADTFPKDIVVTAGLLEQGQKNFNISCSPCHGSAGYGDGMVHRKVQSKADEHPTWVAPSSLHQDHVRSQPHGKLFNTITNGIRNMQGYGHALPEADRWAVVAYIRALQRSQYAKLDDVESDKRSQLQ